Proteins from one Kazachstania africana CBS 2517 chromosome 1, complete genome genomic window:
- the SNL1 gene encoding Snl1p (similar to Saccharomyces cerevisiae SNL1 (YIL016W); ancestral locus Anc_7.183), producing MDKLKVLIGEATSLAYSDEYRLQALICTGVCVTLISACLWKTFYNPKLQSEKDVSTIDSKDEKPVPMTLEKQLENTLLRFENEFKPRIENLLDSFDPTDEKQIYERNYCNEMLLKLLISLDGIDLVGIENPRRQVLRSERKDIIRLIQSNLKKLDSLK from the coding sequence ATggataaattgaaagtgTTGATTGGAGAAGCTACTAGTTTAGCGTACTCAGATGAATATAGACTACAAGCTTTGATATGTACTGGTGTGTGTGTTACTCTAATAAGTGCTTGTTTGTGGAAAACGTTCTACAATCCAAAACTACAAAGTGAAAAGGATGTATCGACGATAGATAGCAAAGATGAGAAACCAGTGCCAATGACATTAGAAAAACAGCTGGAAAATACCTTACTGAGGTTTGAAAATGAGTTCAAACCCCGTATTGAAAATCTGCTTGATTCTTTTGATCCGACTGATGAGAAACAAATTTATGAACGTAATTACTGTAATGAAATGCTTTTAAAGCTCCTAATTTCCTTGGATGGAATTGACCTAGTTGGCATCGAAAATCCAAGACGTCAAGTGTTAAGAAGTGAAAGAAAGGACATTATCAGGCTCATCCAATCCaacttgaagaaattagaCTCATTGAAGTAG
- the SQT1 gene encoding Sqt1p (similar to Saccharomyces cerevisiae SQT1 (YIR012W); ancestral locus Anc_7.180): protein MSEENTLPNTQPEEEFIQNDEVDQEIVPMNDTDAPPEDDDDMDVENETIEIDMSNNSSTYFDKHTDSVFTVAHHPTLPLVVTGGGDNVAHLWTSHSHPPKFAGTINGHTESVIVASFTNNGKFLVTADMNGKISVHLGVKGGSQWKPASELTEVEEVVWLKCHPTIDNIFAFGATDGSVWCYQINDKDGSLEQIMSGFIHQSDCTTGEFINIDKGENTLELVTCSLDSTIVGWNCYTAQPIFKITKSEIKGLEAPWVSISVAPQRLTNGNSGVVAVGANNGVLAIVNANSQGAILHLQTVIELKEDQDELDASIESICWSPNFPLMAVGLVCGEILLYDTSVWRVRHRFVLEDSITKLIFDRDDLFASCINGKVYQFDSKTGKEKFICTGHNMGVLDFVLVQPTNPDQPRKVITAGDEGVSLVFEVPN, encoded by the coding sequence ATGTCAGAAGAAAATACCCTCCCAAATACCCAACCAGAGGAAGAGTTTATTCAAAACGATGAGGTCgatcaagaaattgttcCTATGAATGACACTGACGCCCCAccagaagatgatgacgataTGGATgtggaaaatgaaactatCGAAATTGACATGTCCAATAACTCAAGTACATACTTTGACAAGCACACTGATTCTGTGTTTACCGTCGCACATCATCCTACTCTACCATTAGTTGTAACCGGTGGTGGTGATAACGTGGCACATCTGTGGACATCACATTCTCATCCTCCAAAATTTGCAGGTACCATTAACGGACACACTGAATCTGTTATTGTAGCATCTTTTACCAATAATGGTAAATTCTTAGTGACTGCTGATATGAATGGTAAAATTTCGGTTCACTTAGGTGTCAAGGGCGGTTCTCAATGGAAACCAGCCTCAGAGTTAACTGAAGTAGAAGAAGTTGTGTGGTTAAAGTGTCATCCAACTATTGATAACATTTTTGCATTTGGTGCCACAGATGGTTCCGTTTGGTGTTATCAGATCAATGACAAGGATGGTTCTTTAGAACAAATAATGAGTGGGTTTATCCATCAATCTGACTGTACTACTGGTGAATTTATTAACATCGACAAGGGTGAAAATACCTTAGAATTAGTAACATGTTCCCTAGACAGCACGATAGTGGGTTGGAATTGTTACACAGCACAAccaatattcaaaataacaAAATCTGAAATTAAAGGTTTAGAAGCACCATGGGTTTCAATTTCTGTTGCTCCACAAAGACTAACAAACGGTAATTCAGGTGTTGTTGCTGTGGGAGCAAACAATGGTGTCTTAGCTATAGTGAACGCAAACAGCCAAGGTGCAATTTTACATTTACAAACCGTTATTGAATTAAAGGAAGATCAAGATGAATTGGATGCATcaattgaatcaatttgTTGGTCCCCAAATTTTCCACTTATGGCGGTTGGCCTAGTTTGTGGTGAAATCCTGCTGTATGATACGTCTGTATGGAGGGTTAGACATAGATTTGTTCTAGAAGATTCAATCActaaattaatttttgataggGATGACTTATTTGCATCATGTATAAATGGTAAAGTGTATCAGTTCGATTCAAAAACAGGTAAAGAAAAGTTCATATGTACTGGTCACAATATGGGTGTGTTAGACTTTGTTTTAGTACAACCTACTAATCCAGATCAGCCAAGAAAAGTAATTACGGCAGGTGACGAAGGTGTATCACTTGTTTTTGAAGTTCCTAATTAG